In one Nicotiana tomentosiformis chromosome 6, ASM39032v3, whole genome shotgun sequence genomic region, the following are encoded:
- the LOC138893345 gene encoding uncharacterized protein, with amino-acid sequence MPHRTGSKPIREIIYELGGKDGNLPNMATIFFETHKKDDTLVEPEASKKYAEIQELVQSKPSLTNIEVVERYFGPQNKSHVVGLGGGITTKELKGGSSSRAAILIELNATQKEKESLQIELNVTKKAKESLEKRMDDFESKYDHLISLLVDQPSSAPYSSQQRTS; translated from the exons ATGCCTCATCGTACGGGTAGCAAGCCGATTAGAGAAATTATTTACGAACTG GGAGGCAAAGACGGTAATTTACCGAACATGGCGACTATCTTCTTTGAGACTCACAAGAAAGACGACACCCTTGTAGAACCTGAAGCTAGTAAAAAATAT GCTGAGATACAAGAACTGGTACAATCTAAGCCGTCTCTTACGAATATCGAGGTAGTAGAAAGGTACTTCGGACCTCAAAATAAGAGTCATGTGGTTGGATTAGGAGGTGGTATAACCACTAAGGAGTTAAAAGGCGGTAGCTCCTCAAGGGCTGCAATACTGATTGAGCTAAATGcaactcaaaaagaaaaagaatcactACAGATCGAGCTGAATGTAACTAAAAAAGCAAAAGAATCTCTAGAAAAACGTATGGACGACTTTGAGTCTAAGTATGATCATCTTATAAGCTTACTGGTTGATCAACCTTCATCAGCAccatattcaagtcaacaaagaacaagttga